Proteins encoded in a region of the Rhizobium sp. CC-YZS058 genome:
- a CDS encoding AraC family transcriptional regulator, whose product MGNSVLQKLREGGPVMRTVSLPRGRQRLHTMPTSTGYELRTETSYDWDGRKRGQTPFTVLQHTLSGRGNLRYEGRHYIVRPGETLLVMVPHNHRYWLGAGERWEFFWLSMNGEEALRIHQAILQAVGPVLKLQAETIEHLADCAYRLIHGGSDMPGRASALAYEAAMALYDDVFGAHPVQGPEYRTMQHVISHIMENLQTPLPVDELARVAGLSRAHFSRMFAANEGLPPAEFVLRRRLQRAARLLTQAAPLSIKDISVMSGFDDPNYFAKVFRRYFGASPTEFRTTGMYASVQAFGPRDDGADP is encoded by the coding sequence ATGGGTAATTCTGTGCTGCAGAAACTGCGCGAGGGTGGACCGGTCATGCGCACGGTTTCGCTGCCGCGCGGGCGACAGCGGCTGCACACCATGCCGACCAGCACAGGCTATGAGCTGCGCACCGAGACCAGCTATGATTGGGATGGGCGCAAGCGCGGGCAGACGCCCTTTACCGTGCTCCAGCACACGCTCTCAGGCCGGGGAAACCTGCGTTACGAAGGGCGACACTACATCGTGCGACCAGGCGAGACACTTCTCGTCATGGTGCCGCACAACCATCGCTACTGGCTCGGCGCGGGGGAGCGCTGGGAGTTCTTCTGGCTGTCGATGAATGGCGAGGAGGCGCTGCGGATCCATCAAGCGATCCTGCAGGCGGTCGGTCCCGTGCTGAAACTGCAAGCGGAAACGATCGAACATCTCGCCGATTGCGCCTACCGGCTGATCCATGGCGGCTCGGACATGCCGGGGCGGGCGTCCGCGCTCGCCTATGAGGCGGCGATGGCGCTTTATGACGACGTGTTCGGCGCACATCCGGTTCAGGGGCCGGAATACCGCACGATGCAGCATGTCATCAGCCATATCATGGAGAACCTGCAGACACCGCTGCCGGTGGACGAGCTTGCCCGCGTGGCCGGGCTGAGCCGCGCGCATTTTTCGCGCATGTTTGCCGCCAATGAAGGCCTGCCGCCGGCCGAATTCGTTCTGCGCCGTCGGCTGCAGCGGGCGGCCAGGCTTCTCACCCAGGCCGCCCCGCTATCGATCAAGGATATCTCGGTGATGTCGGGGTTCGACGATCCGAATTATTTCGCCAAGGTCTTCCGCCGCTATTTCGGCGCCAGCCCCACCGAATTCCGCACGACCGGCATGTATGCCAGCGTCCAGGCCTTCGGCCCGCGGGATGATGGGGCCGATCCATAA
- a CDS encoding DUF1328 domain-containing protein: MLKWALIFLVISLVTGFLGFSGVSAATATIARILFAIAIIIFLIFVVLAFMAGSAIV; encoded by the coding sequence ATGTTGAAATGGGCGCTGATCTTCCTGGTGATTTCTCTCGTCACCGGCTTTCTGGGCTTCTCCGGCGTTTCGGCTGCCACCGCGACCATCGCGCGCATCCTCTTCGCCATCGCGATCATCATCTTCCTGATTTTCGTCGTTCTTGCCTTCATGGCCGGCAGCGCGATCGTCTGA
- a CDS encoding NAD(P)/FAD-dependent oxidoreductase — MDKRSLRRGRGADPLEAENPIAEHRIPGRRRVVIVGGGFGGLATAGALGGSDVDVVLIDRRNHNLFQPLLYQVATAALSPADIAEPIRRSLGRFRNIRIVLGEVNGVDAAGKRVLLEDGSSIDYDQLVLATGSDYNYFGHDDWKRFAPGLKTLNEARRIRQRLLLSFERAERMPDGAARRALLTSVVIGGGPTGVEMAGAISELGRFMIERDFRAIAPEDLRVILVEAGPKILAAFPDHLSRYAVDYLGRIGVEVMTGHQVTDVREDGVMIGEAFVASGSVVWGAGVKASPAARWLGLENKARGQLPLDPTLKVEGVDDIYSLGDTAFLKGEDDKPLPALAQVAKQQGQYLGRRLRDEVRLADPTPFRFRNRGNTAVIGRNAAIFDFGRWTLKGRIAWLLWALVHVYLLINFEKRLLVSVQWVWRYITRQRGARLIDETDPGSAAPTIVSVRKPSSA; from the coding sequence ATGGACAAGAGATCGCTCAGACGAGGCCGCGGCGCCGACCCGCTGGAGGCCGAAAACCCGATCGCCGAGCATCGCATCCCCGGGCGCCGACGGGTCGTCATCGTCGGCGGCGGCTTCGGCGGTCTTGCAACGGCCGGAGCGTTGGGCGGCTCCGATGTCGACGTCGTGCTGATCGACCGGCGCAATCACAATCTCTTCCAGCCGCTGCTCTACCAAGTGGCCACCGCTGCGCTGTCCCCTGCCGATATCGCCGAGCCGATCCGTCGGTCTCTCGGCCGTTTCCGCAACATCCGCATCGTGCTCGGCGAAGTGAACGGCGTCGATGCTGCCGGAAAGCGCGTCCTTCTCGAGGACGGGTCGAGCATCGATTACGATCAACTCGTGCTCGCCACCGGCTCGGACTACAACTATTTTGGCCATGATGACTGGAAGCGCTTCGCGCCGGGCCTGAAGACGCTGAACGAAGCGCGGCGCATCCGCCAGCGCCTGCTTCTCTCCTTCGAGCGGGCCGAGCGCATGCCGGATGGCGCGGCGCGAAGGGCGCTCTTGACCAGTGTCGTCATCGGCGGGGGACCGACCGGGGTGGAAATGGCCGGTGCGATTTCCGAGCTCGGTCGCTTCATGATCGAGCGCGACTTCCGCGCCATCGCGCCGGAGGATCTGCGGGTCATTCTGGTGGAGGCCGGGCCGAAAATCCTGGCCGCCTTCCCCGATCATCTCTCTCGCTATGCGGTCGATTATCTCGGACGGATCGGTGTGGAGGTCATGACCGGGCATCAGGTGACCGATGTGCGCGAAGATGGCGTCATGATCGGCGAGGCGTTCGTCGCCTCCGGCTCCGTCGTCTGGGGTGCCGGCGTCAAGGCCTCGCCTGCGGCCCGGTGGCTCGGACTGGAAAACAAGGCGCGCGGCCAGCTTCCGCTCGATCCGACGCTGAAGGTCGAGGGGGTCGACGATATCTATTCGCTGGGCGATACGGCGTTTCTGAAAGGGGAGGACGACAAGCCCTTGCCGGCGCTGGCGCAGGTTGCCAAGCAGCAGGGGCAATATCTTGGCCGGCGCCTGCGCGACGAGGTACGCCTTGCCGATCCCACGCCCTTCCGCTTTCGCAATCGCGGCAACACGGCGGTGATCGGCCGCAATGCAGCGATCTTCGATTTTGGCCGCTGGACCCTGAAGGGCAGGATCGCCTGGCTGCTGTGGGCGCTGGTCCATGTCTACCTGCTGATCAATTTCGAGAAGCGGCTGCTGGTCAGCGTTCAATGGGTATGGCGCTACATCACTCGCCAGCGCGGCGCGCGTCTGATCGACGAGACCGATCCCGGCAGCGCCGCACCAACGATCGTCAGCGTACGCAAGCCTTCTTCGGCCTGA